The following proteins come from a genomic window of Tepidiforma thermophila:
- a CDS encoding phytoene desaturase, which yields MTRTVVIGSGFGGLAAAVRMAARGDAVTLVEKQPKAGGRAAPVEVDGFRFDGGPTVITAPFLFEELFELAGRRFEDYATLLPVDPFYRIFDARGRWFEYNGNFDDVARQIERWNPADIEGYRRFLEASRAIFQKGFVELADAPFLHVTDMLKVAPDLLRLQSYRSVYGFVSKYIQDPFLRRCFTFHPLLIGGNPFVASSIYAMIHHLEREWGVWYAKGGTGALVDALVRLLQELGGEVRLGCEVTRIRVRGRRATAVELADGDVLEADRVICNGDVPQAYLSLIDPEHRSWRNSDLRYRKLTAYSMSLFVVYFGTDRLYRDTPLVHHNIILSERYKGLIRDIFRAKGLPRDFSLYVHVPTITDPSGAPPGHEAFYALSPVPHLGSPTDWERMAPKYRELILEFLEREYLPGLRSHIVAEHTVDPRHFRDNLNTYLGTGFSVQPTLWQSAWFRPHNRSEDIDNLYFVGAGTHPGAGVPGVMSSAKVVERIIAEEEGWQA from the coding sequence GTGACGCGCACGGTGGTGATCGGCAGCGGCTTCGGGGGGCTGGCGGCGGCGGTCCGGATGGCCGCCCGGGGCGACGCCGTCACGCTGGTGGAGAAGCAGCCGAAAGCGGGCGGGCGGGCTGCTCCGGTCGAGGTGGACGGGTTCCGCTTCGACGGCGGCCCGACGGTGATCACGGCGCCATTTCTCTTCGAGGAGCTGTTCGAGCTGGCGGGCCGGCGGTTCGAGGACTACGCGACGCTGCTGCCGGTCGACCCGTTCTACCGGATCTTCGACGCCCGCGGGCGGTGGTTCGAGTACAACGGGAACTTCGACGATGTGGCCCGGCAGATAGAGCGGTGGAACCCGGCAGACATCGAGGGGTATCGGCGGTTTCTTGAGGCGAGCCGTGCGATTTTCCAAAAAGGGTTCGTGGAGCTGGCGGATGCGCCGTTCCTGCACGTGACCGACATGCTCAAGGTGGCGCCGGACCTGCTGCGGCTGCAGTCGTACCGGTCCGTGTACGGCTTTGTTTCGAAGTACATCCAAGACCCGTTTTTGCGGCGGTGCTTTACGTTCCACCCGCTGCTGATCGGCGGGAACCCGTTCGTGGCCTCGTCGATTTACGCGATGATCCATCACCTCGAGCGCGAGTGGGGCGTTTGGTACGCGAAAGGGGGGACCGGGGCGCTGGTTGATGCGCTGGTGCGGCTGCTCCAGGAGCTTGGCGGCGAGGTGCGGCTGGGGTGCGAGGTGACGCGCATCCGCGTGCGGGGGCGCCGGGCAACCGCGGTGGAGCTGGCGGACGGGGACGTGCTGGAAGCCGACCGCGTGATCTGCAACGGGGACGTCCCGCAGGCGTACCTCTCGCTCATCGACCCGGAACACCGGAGCTGGCGGAATTCGGACCTTCGCTACCGGAAGCTGACGGCGTACAGCATGTCGCTGTTTGTGGTGTATTTCGGGACGGACCGGCTCTACCGCGATACGCCGCTGGTGCACCACAACATCATCCTGAGCGAGCGGTACAAGGGGCTGATCCGGGACATCTTCCGGGCGAAGGGGCTGCCGCGGGACTTCTCGCTGTACGTGCATGTGCCGACGATAACTGACCCGAGCGGGGCGCCCCCAGGGCACGAGGCGTTCTACGCGCTTTCACCGGTGCCGCACCTTGGTTCTCCGACCGACTGGGAGCGGATGGCGCCGAAGTACCGCGAGCTGATTCTCGAATTCCTCGAACGGGAGTACCTGCCGGGGCTGCGGAGCCACATCGTTGCGGAGCACACGGTCGACCCGCGGCACTTCCGCGACAACCTGAATACCTACCTCGGGACGGGGTTCAGTGTGCAGCCGACGCTCTGGCAGTCGGCGTGGTTCCGGCCGCATAACCGGTCGGAGGACATCGACAACCTCTATTTCGTCGGCGCGGGGACGCACCCGGGCGCGGGCGTGCCGGGGGTAATGTCGTCGGCGAAGGTTGTCGAACGGATTATCGCGGAGGAGGAGGGGTGGCAGGCCTGA
- a CDS encoding cytochrome P450: MAETQPAAADLPRTDQLSPRDGFRALWTLRHGTAGLYEALEVARRGLGPVFELGFGRFRPVVVASPGGLREALVEQREAFSWRPEGDPVARLFRRSILVTDGEEHDRARQAMAPAFEPARLREQAGAILAIVDEEVRRWPAEGWIEPVEAMRRIAWRVFEQVFFGYRLGQEELEATLPGLHAALRYIGPGLWVLRGRAGAPPRRAALLEEHVRRVIAWRGEHGEPGATLLDLLLAEFATERVRDHALTMLIAGHDTSTAQLSWALHLLARHPEWLARATREARAAPAGEGLAALRGDGLPVIDAVLKEVLRLWPPIHVGGRRTVREVEIDGYRLAAGQRVMLSYLLVQRDPATWARADVFDPGRWLDGGAPGPFTYVPFGGGPRNCIGAGFANLEGRLVLARILQLVDVAVTRRPLRGAMGATLEPRGGRLKVRRR, translated from the coding sequence ATGGCAGAGACGCAGCCGGCCGCGGCGGACCTGCCGCGGACCGACCAGCTTTCGCCGCGGGACGGCTTCCGCGCCCTCTGGACACTGCGGCACGGGACTGCAGGGCTGTATGAGGCGCTGGAGGTTGCGCGGAGGGGATTGGGGCCGGTGTTCGAGCTGGGCTTCGGACGGTTCCGGCCGGTGGTCGTGGCCTCCCCGGGCGGGCTGCGGGAGGCGCTGGTCGAGCAGAGGGAGGCTTTTTCGTGGCGGCCGGAGGGCGACCCGGTGGCCCGGCTGTTCCGGCGGAGCATCCTCGTGACGGACGGGGAGGAGCACGACCGGGCGCGCCAGGCGATGGCGCCGGCGTTTGAGCCGGCGCGGCTGCGGGAGCAGGCCGGGGCAATCCTGGCGATTGTCGACGAGGAGGTGCGGCGGTGGCCCGCGGAGGGATGGATTGAGCCGGTCGAGGCGATGCGGCGGATTGCGTGGCGGGTATTCGAGCAGGTGTTCTTCGGCTACCGGCTCGGGCAGGAAGAGCTGGAGGCGACGCTGCCCGGGCTCCACGCGGCGCTGCGCTACATCGGGCCGGGGCTGTGGGTGCTGCGAGGGCGGGCCGGGGCGCCGCCGCGCAGGGCCGCCCTGCTGGAGGAGCATGTCCGGCGGGTGATCGCGTGGCGTGGGGAGCACGGCGAGCCCGGCGCGACGCTCCTCGACCTGCTGCTGGCGGAGTTCGCTACCGAACGGGTGCGTGACCACGCGCTGACGATGCTGATCGCGGGGCACGATACCAGCACGGCGCAGCTTTCGTGGGCACTCCATCTGCTGGCGCGGCACCCGGAATGGCTGGCGCGGGCGACGCGCGAGGCGCGGGCGGCGCCGGCCGGGGAGGGGCTCGCGGCACTCAGGGGTGACGGGCTGCCGGTCATCGATGCGGTGTTGAAAGAGGTGCTGCGGCTCTGGCCGCCGATTCACGTTGGGGGCCGGCGGACAGTGCGGGAGGTGGAGATCGACGGCTACCGGCTGGCTGCCGGGCAGCGGGTGATGCTCTCGTACCTGCTGGTCCAGCGGGACCCGGCAACATGGGCGCGGGCAGACGTGTTCGACCCGGGGCGGTGGCTGGACGGGGGAGCGCCGGGCCCGTTTACGTATGTGCCATTCGGCGGAGGCCCGCGGAACTGCATCGGCGCAGGGTTCGCGAACCTGGAGGGGCGGCTCGTCCTGGCACGCATCCTTCAGCTGGTCGACGTTGCGGTGACACGGCGCCCGCTGCGGGGGGCGATGGGCGCGACGCTGGAGCCTCGGGGCGGGCGGCTGAAGGTGCGGCGGCGATGA
- a CDS encoding lycopene cyclase domain-containing protein, whose amino-acid sequence MTYGAFLGLFLLPPIAVLLAAHLRRPATVPRRELAGGIALLAVVAVAYTTPWDNYLVASGAWTYPEERTWGIRLGWVPLEEYCFFVLQTVMTGLWVGLLLRRPGPAGSNPAGSGAGLRWTGAGALLAVALGGGVALAGPESLQYLGLILAWAAPPLALQAGFGAEILARRWRVVLPGFGVPTLYLAAADTIAIRDGIWHITEATSTEIFLPGGLPVEEFVFFLVTNMLVTWGLTLLLVSEGRGRARAMLAGMRGGSPEARGA is encoded by the coding sequence ATGACGTACGGGGCGTTCCTGGGGCTGTTCCTGCTGCCGCCGATCGCGGTGCTGCTGGCCGCGCATCTCCGGCGGCCGGCAACGGTGCCGCGGCGGGAACTGGCGGGCGGCATCGCGCTGCTGGCGGTGGTCGCGGTGGCGTACACGACGCCGTGGGACAACTACCTGGTGGCCTCGGGAGCGTGGACGTACCCGGAGGAGCGGACCTGGGGTATCCGGCTGGGGTGGGTGCCGCTGGAGGAGTACTGTTTCTTCGTGCTGCAGACGGTGATGACGGGACTGTGGGTGGGACTGCTGCTGCGCCGGCCGGGGCCCGCCGGCAGCAATCCTGCCGGCAGCGGCGCGGGGCTTCGCTGGACAGGGGCGGGGGCGCTGCTGGCGGTGGCGCTGGGCGGCGGCGTTGCGCTTGCGGGACCGGAGTCGCTCCAGTATCTCGGCCTCATCCTGGCGTGGGCGGCACCACCGCTGGCGCTGCAGGCGGGGTTCGGTGCCGAAATCCTGGCGCGGCGGTGGAGGGTCGTCCTGCCGGGGTTCGGCGTGCCCACGCTCTACCTCGCGGCGGCCGACACCATCGCGATCAGGGACGGGATTTGGCATATCACGGAAGCGACATCGACGGAGATCTTCCTGCCGGGCGGGCTGCCGGTTGAAGAGTTTGTGTTTTTCCTGGTCACGAACATGCTCGTGACGTGGGGGCTGACGCTGCTGCTGGTGAGCGAGGGCCGGGGGCGCGCACGGGCGATGCTGGCTGGCATGCGCGGCGGATCTCCGGAGGCGCGCGGGGCATGA